CATGATGGAGCAGGAAGAGACATTTACCCCCGACGATGATTCTTCAACATTAATCCACGATATCCTGCCTAAGTACATCCAGCGGTTAATGTGGATTGTGGATTTGAATTCTGGGAAAGGTTCCATATAAGAAAAAGCCTCCGCAAGATTTACTCAAAAAATGATTTTTCTTTTGACAATTCCTTTAGAAGAGCCGATATAATAAGTGAGGGTTGGTTACCCTCCCGTACTAGTCATACGGTTCTCCTTTGTTAATGGTTGGAAATCCCCGGGGCGAAAGCTCCGGGGATTTTTTTGCAGGTACAATCTCGCTAAATTATAGAAGGTTGATGAAGACAATTTCAGGTCGGTTGAATATTCTGGGAAGTCTTGTACTTTCCTTCGCAAGACCTCGACTTACAATCATGAGGGTCTCTTTCTTTTGGTGAATACCGCCCGTGTATTTTGGAAAGAATCCCTGATCTGGTGCATAAAATCCATCTTCGAGGAGAAGCGGTAGTCTCCATTGCCCACCGTGAGCATGGCCTGCGGTTACCAAGTCGAATCCGTATTCAGCGTATATATCCACAAGTTCAGGTCGGTGGGCTAGCAAAATGTTGTATTTACCCTTGTCCAGAAATTTCATTGTTGATTCGAGTTGAACTTTTAGGGAATCTAATCCGATGTATGTAGGATCGTCGATGCCGCATATATTGACGAGTTCATTGGACTTCTTGAGCTGTAAACAGTTTCCTTCTAAGACTGTCGCGCCGGCTTTTGTTGTTACTTCTTTTATGAAGTCCATTTGGCTGCTCCAGTATTCGTGATTTCCGGAGACGTAGAATGAGGGATACTTTTGGGAGACTGCCTGAATGAAATTAGCGGCAGTTTCTATGGGGAGATCGTCATCATAGATATCGCCACCTAGCAAAACAATGTCGGGCTGTTCGGCATCAATAAGCTCTAGAATAGGTTTTTCGTTCTCCCCATATTTGCAGGAGTGGAAATCAGTTATAAGGGCGATTCTTATAGGTGAATGAATTTTGCCTGTTTCTACGTTGTAGTTGGTGACTTGAATTCGATAGCTAAGAAAGAAAAATAATAGAAAAGCCAAAAAGAGTATGATGGCTATGATGAAAAGTTTTCGAATTCGCTTGGAGGTAAACATAAACCCAATATACAAAAAACGGGATGTTGGAGCACTTCGTGCGCTACATGCACATGTTCGGTCATGCCGGTGAGCAAGCTCCCTACCGCGACATTCGGCATTGGTTGGCATGCTTCGCATGCTACACTCTACGCCTCGGCAGTAAAAATACACAAGTGTATTTTTGTTGCTCTCGGCTTGATTGTGTTTCACGTGAAACCTTATGAGGCGAGAGAAGCAGAAAATTATTTATACGGTCAGTTCTACTAGATTGCCTTCGGGATCTTGAACCACACTTTCGTAGTATCCGTCTCCAGTGGTGCGAGGCTGTCCAACGACAGTGACTCCTTCAGCTTCCATCTTGGCGGTCAACTTATCCACCATTTCCTTGGACCCTAGGGACATTGCCATATGACACCATCCTAATTGTGTATTGGATATTGAAGATGCGATGTCGGTTCGGTGCATCACTTCAATGCGGGCTCCCCCATCAAAAGTAAGGAACCTGCTGGTGAAACCCTTGGCAGGGTTATGGTATTCCGGATGAACCGTAGCTTCCAGATACTTTTCATAGAAGGCGCAAACCTTCTCCATATCTTTGACCCAAATGGCAACGTGATCTATTTTCATAGGGTTAATATATAAATAATAGGGTGCTTCGGATTGGTTAAACTCCCCTGGCGTCGGGGTTCCAAATGATCTTGTGGAGCTGCACCTGGAACCTAACGTTGTTCCTTTTCATGGTCGCATTATGAAGAATCCAGTTGACCATGTCTTCGTATTTCATTGTCCCGAAGATGGGAGAAACATAGAAGGTAGGGAGCTTCAAACCGTCTCTGGCATATTCCGCTTCCATGGCCCCGATGACCCGGGCGGCATCCTGAAGATCTTCGTCGGAACCTACCACGAACTTCAAAACATCCTTCCCCCTGAGGGTCATCATGTTCTCTAGTTTCATCTTGGGCTGCATCCCGCTGGAGATACTTTTCCAATCCATGGTGCAAATGAGCTTTCTGATACCCTTTGGTTTGGGTTGGGTCCCATTGGTCTCGATATTGATTTCGTAGCCGGAATCATCCAATATTTTCAATAAAACTTTCACATCCTTGTGAATAAGTGGCTCCCCTCCTGTCAGGGTGACGAACTGGGTGTTGAAAGATTTGACCTTTTCCAACACTTCTTGGGGAGTCATATTCTGGAAGTCGTCCCCCTCCACGGCATACATGGAGTCACAATATTTGCATCGGAGATTACAACCGAACAGACGGATGAAGACGGCAGGGGCGCCTGTGCGGATACCCTCCCCCTCGATACTCAGGAAGATTTCAGAGATTTTCATAATGTACTACGGACAGTTTTAATCGATTTCGTATTCGGCAATATTGCCTTCGCTTTCCTGGACCGTCACCTTGTAGCAGTTGGGAATCTGGTCGCAGATCCACTTGGCCAAGTTTTCGGCGGTGGGATTGAAGTCCACCACGTCATTGATGTACTTGTGATCCAGCTGCTGGGAGATGATTTCCTTGGCGGCCTTGAAATCGATGACCATACCGTTGGCGTCCAAGGTCTTGGACTGGCAATATACGGTAATGATCCAGTTATGTCCGTGAAGATTCTGGCACTTGCTTTCGTAGTTCAGTGCCAGCTTGTGTGCGCCCGATACTTCAAAGCGCTTCATTATTCTGTACATGAGATACCTAGTTTTGTTTATAGACAGGATGGTTTTTCGAACTGTCCCGCGACTAAAGTGAGTGTCGCAGTGAATTGATGTTGAAAATATAGTAAATGTTTGCGTGTTGGCATGCTTCGCATGCTACACCCTGCGGTTTGGCTATAAAAACAAGCAAGCTTGTTTTTGCATCCAAACCTTGTGCGTGTTTGCTCCTTCGGAGCCAACTTGCTGCACCTCAGATATGCCGGTGAGCAAGCTCCCCGTCGCATCTTCGGTTTGCGTGTTGGCACTTGCAAGGTCCAAATATGCTCGTCGGGAGCAAGTGCTACATTCTTGGGTTCGGTCATGCCGGTGAGCAAGCTCCCCGTCGCGACTCTCACCCTGCGAATGTTTCACGTGAAACACAGCAAGGCGAAGCCCGCCAACAAAGAATACTACATTCCCCAAAAATTGAAGCGGATGTCGTAGTGTTTGGACAATGTAAAAGGAATGGTTTCGCCTTTCCATTGGATAGTTGCGGGTATTTCCCCATCTACGACATTGCCTTCTTCAGAAAGAAAATAGGCACATAAGTGGTCATATTTCCAATATGAACCCTTGTATTTTCCAAGAGAAGTAGTCAATACAGGACATTCATTGTCCTCTGTATCAGGCACTTTTATTTCAAGTGTAAATCCAGAGTTATGGAACCACGTCGGAATTATTGGTATGATAATGCCAGCTAGACCAATTCCCGAGTTGTATCTTTTTTCGTCAACATTCAGGTTTTCGGTGATTGTCCCATTTTCAGGTCTCCAGGATGTAGAGACATAAAGATGCGCACAAGAACAGAACTCAAAGCAAAATGCAATAATCAATAGTCGTAAAATAGTCTTCATATACATTCCTACTCATTATTTGCATTAGGCATCAGGATACCAAAATGGATGATAACCCCACCACTGTCTCTTTACAAAGAGGTATCGTTTTTCTTCCCCTTTGTGTTTTATAGTATATACTTGCTGCTTATCGATGGGTAACTTTCCATAATGACATAGGTCGTAGTGATTATTAATCCCGGTAATATCTTCCGGCTCGTTTTCCAAAATCTTTCCATAAAAAAGATCGTCGTTGGCGTATACCACAGGACATTCCTCACCTTTTTTAGCCCATATTACAAAGTCCCCTGTGTGGCGATCAGGATGTGGACCCTGATAATTTTCTCCCAAGGGAATAAATGGGATAAAAAAAATGAACCATGAGTTAGCAGTAGTTTTGGTGTAGTAATCCCAGATTTCGTAGTCGGTATTTAGTGATTTTGGATTACCTTCAAATGTACTTTCAGGTGGAATCACCTTACCATTATCATCCAATAAGTTGGGTTCGTACCAGATGAAGTTATGGTAAAGGGAGCAACCTTCCTGGCAAAACATACCTAGAAGCAAAATGAGAATGGTGAAAAATGAAGAGAAGGAAAATGCAGTGCGTTGCATAAAGTGGTCCCCCGATAACCACTAGTAATATATAAAAATTCCAGGAGGCTGATTCGTTCCTGGGACTTTTTAATCTCCTGAGGCCTGTGATGATTATATACTCGAGCCTTGAACCTCTACAGTTCCATAAAGAAGATCACGGCATCCACGAAACCCAGTTTCTTGTGGTTGAAAGCTCCGGGCAGTCGGCAAAGTTCCTTGAAGCCCAGGCTCTTCCACAGGTGCATGGCCGGCTCGTTGGTGCTGATGACGAAGTTGAACTGGATCGACTTGAATCCCATTTCGCGGGCGACCTTGATACAATCCTCGCCCATCTTGCGGCCGACACCCTTTCCACGGGTTTCACGTGAAACCATAAAGGAGGCGTTTGCCACATGGCTGCCTCGCCCACGGTGGTTCTGGATGATTTTGTAGAATCCCAGAATTTTGGAACCTGCGCTATCCTTGCCTGCGTCCGAGACGGTTTCTTCCATTACAAAGCTGGTGACGCCCTTTCCGAACCAGTAGTCGTATGCGTCCTGGTCGCTGGCGGTCTCCTCGAAATCGTATGTATCGCCGCCCTGAATCACTTCGCGGAAAATGGGCAGCATCTGGGGAAAATCATCAGGAGTAGCTTTACGAATTTGCATGATTAGTAGTTAGTAGGAAGTAGGCAGTGGTTGATCGCTTGCGCTCCCTTTGAACTATATAGTGGCGCTTCGCGCTTTTTATGTTATATAATATAGTAAGTGATATGCGTGCGAATGCAAAAAAGAATGTGTTTGTTAAATAATGTGTTCTAAAAACTCCATTATATATATATTAGTGTGGTCAAATGCCAAAAGACTGGATTCTTCGACTCCACTACGTTCCGCTCAGAATGACACTAGGGGTAGAACGCTAAGTATTTCAAACCTCAATGCATCCGCAGGATGCGACCTCTCACCTCAAACCTCAAAGGCCACAAAGTGGCCGACCTAAAAATATGGAAGAAGTAGTAAAGTTTCTCAAGGAATGTGGCGCCTATTTCCTGGCAACCGTAGACGGAGATCAGCCCAAGGTTCGTCCCTTCGGTACCGCTGAAATCTTCGAAGGCAAGCTGTATATTCAGACTGGCAAGTCCAAGAACGTTTCCCAGCAAATCGCTGCAAATCCCAAGGTCCAGATTTGCGCCATGAACAAGACCGGCGACCAGTGGCTCCGTCTCAGCGGCACCCTGGTGGAAGATGATCGCCTGGAACCCAAGGTTCACATGCTGGATGCCTACCCCAGCCTCAAGGCCATGTACAAGGCTGAAGATCCCAACACCCAGGTTCTCTACTTCAAGGACGCCGAGGCCACCTTCTGCAGTTTCACGGCTGCTCCCCGCACGGTGAAGTTCTAAAAGTGGATGTTGACGCCGAGTTTTCGGCATGGCGTAGTGTTGATAGATTATCCACTAGTAATTAACAATTTTGTTGTTTTATCCACGTTCAGAGATGAATGTGGATATTTTTATTAACAAATCATCTATTCACAGCCTTCTGTTATGAGTCCTCATTTTTATACAGATTGTGAATAGATTTGGTGAAAAAATTGAGATTTAATGCTGCGTTCTTTAAAAACTCGTTGAAAATCAAAAAGTTAGCGAAGTGTTTCACGTGGAACATTTATGCGTGTCTGTTGTTGATTTGTTGATAGTTTTTAAAACAGTCGTCAAAAGTCAAAAAATCTGCATGTTGATAAAATGTTTAATTTGTTGTTAAAAGACGGGGATAGATTATTCTTGTGAACACTCTATTCACATACCCCCAAAATACCCTGTTTATTAGTATATTTAGGTCATGGAAAAGATTCTTGATAATTCTGTCCGCGGTGGCCGCACGATTTTCTGGCTGAAAGTCATGCTGGGTGCATTTTTCGTAGTGTGCGCCCTTATGTTTGCGCTGGTGCGCGCTGGCGTGGCGGCAGTACCTGGAGACATGGACAGTACGTTGCCCATGACAATTTTAGTTCTGCTGCTGGGAACTTTTGCGGCAGGCCTTGCCCTGCTGGTGATTTTTGCTATCCAGGGGTGCTATTGGGTCGCCTGGATGTATCGCTCCGTGACGAACCTTCGAACTCTGGGTGCGACTAAACTTCATCCCTTGCTGGCGGTCATTCTCAGTGTCATCCCCTATGTGGGCATGCTGATCCATTCCCTAGTGTTCCGTGAGATGGTCCGGAAACTGGACGGCAAGCTGACGGAACTGGGTGTGGAACATCCAGAGGTTTCCATGAACAAGGTGGGCGCCTTTGCCGGACTTTACCTGATGAGCATTATTGCGCCCCTGGTGAATGATGGCCATGTCACTACGGCAATCGCCCTGGTGGTGGGCGTTGCGTCCATGGTCTGCTATATTTCCGCTTTGACCGTCTATGTCCAGCAGGAAAAATTACTGCAGGCGGCTGGCCAGGAAGAAATCATCCGCCGCAAGGTGGACGAGGTCCTGAAGCAGCGCGAGGCTACTTCAGGTAATTAGAATCTCGTCAACGGTAAATTTCGGGATTCTTGCTGCGGAAGCGGCGGTGGGTCCAGCCGTACCACAATGCGGGATTTTCTTGGATCCGTTCTTCCAGCCAGTTGCGGTAGGCGCCATCGATGATTGAACCATGGGCATTCTCCGGATGATTATGGTCATGCTGACGCAGGTCGGCATCGGCTGCACTTATTACGGAATCTTGTGGGTTCGTCTCGGATTCCAAGGCGTGCAGGATTTTACGGCTCCCCCGCTCCTCGATCCAGCAGAAAAATACGGGAGTGTCCGGGCGGTGTTTCAGCAGGAAGTCGGGAACGGGATTATGGCGGACTTTGCAGCCCAGGAAAGTTCCGTCAAGAGCGCTCCCGATTCTGCTATCCTGATCGGCCAGCAGGCAGAACAGCTGTTTTTGGCCGTTGCAGTCAGGTGCGTTACCATCCAGTAGGTTCAGAAATTCCCGAGGCGTCTTGGCGTCGATGGAATAAGGCCGCCCGCGGACGCATCTCACTTTTTCGTAGACGTAGCGGTTCAGCCATGCGGGCTTCAGCGGGATGAAACTTGCCTTCAGCGGGACGCCGAGGGCACATAGCCAGGCGCCGCTAGCTTCGTAGTTTCCGTAGTGTGCCGTCAGGAAGATTCCGCCCCTACGCATCTTCCCGATGGTGGTTGCCGCACCCTCCGCAAGTTCAAAACTTTTACCGCCGACTTTGCAGGGATACTGGTCGCAATTCTCAGGCAGCTTCTTATAGGTGTCGAAACAGAACAGCAACTCCCCCACATGGCGGGTCAAGTTCTTCAGCATCCTTTTGTAGAGATTGCGATTCTGCTGCGGGTCATGCTGAACTTGTTTCAGCATGACGTCCTGTACATACTTCAGATTCGCTTCCACCGTCTTTTTCTTCCAGCCGCAAGTGAGCAGAACCGCGTAGGCGGCACTTGCAAAAATACGGGCTGAAATTTGACCGAGGAGGCTCATTAGTTCTTCTGTATTTCCAATTTTCTGAAACTCTCGTAGTGGTCCGCAGTATAATATATAACGCAGCCGCTCTGGTAAATCAATCTCTTTGTCCCGCGACTTGCCATGTTACCATAGTCCACATCGGCTTCGTGGTATTTGCCCTCGGGTAACAGTTTTTCATTGTTACTAAAATTGTCTCCCCCGATCATGACGCCCAGGGTTTTCCAGGGGTTGAAATTCCACTTGCTGAAGGTGTTCCCCGTGGAACTTTCGTAGAGTTTTTGCCCTTCCCCTTTATTTACATAGTTTTGCGGGAGCTTGTCGAATCTGCAGAGATATGCCGCCACGGAATCTCGTGCGGTGTATTTGCCTGATTCCTCTACAGCATCATAGATATTTTGGGATGTTTCGCTTGGGGAACCGGGTTCCTCGTCTTCTGTAATCGTATTTTCAGTAGGCGTGCTACATCCGACAAAAAAGCTGTTGACAAACAGGCTTGCAAGTATGATATAGATGTATGCGGTTCTCATATCGCAGAATATAGCATTTGAAATACTGAATGGTCTTTTCTATCTTTCGCACCAAGGAGATCATTATGGCAAAAAGAGAAAGGCTGGTTATTGCCGGCAACGCCAAGGGCTCCGCGAAAGCCGCCTGCGATTCCGCGAAGGAATCCACGGCCATGCGCGCCCTACGAATCGATGGCTCCTGTAACGGACGAACCCTCCGTACCAGAGTCATCAGGAACAAGAAACTCTACAACCGGAACTTTAAGCACAAGAAGTCCTTCGCCGATGCGGGGGACTTCCCTTTTTTATGGACTTTTTTTCCAGGACGAAGGATTTATGGCTCTCAAAACAAACTTTTGTTACTATTATTTAGCACAAATTTTTTTTACGGCTTGTGATTATTAGTTTATCTTCAAGTGGTAATTTTAGGAAAGGAGAAAACAATGGCTACATCTACAAAACCTAAGGCAAAGCTTGTTATCGCAGTTTCTGGCGGTGGCGCTCTGGGCATTGGCCCTCTGCAGTTCATGCGCCGTCTGGAAAAGGATCTGGGCAAGCAGCTGGGTGATATTTCTGTCGCATTTGCCGGTACCTCCACCGGTTCCATTATCGCTGGCGCCCTGTGCCGCGGCCTGGATGCCGAAACGGTCTACGGTCTCTACCGCGAAAAGCTCCCCAAGATCTTCAAGAAGAAGAAGAACCTGGGCGTGCTTTCCTCTGACTACGTGAAGTACGAAAACGCTGGCCTCAAGGAATCCCTGTACGAAATCTTCGGTAACAAGAAGATGAACGAATTCCCCAAGCCCATCTACATTCCCACTACCTTCATGAACGGCGAAAGTGTGGAAAAGGTCTGGGACCGTAACGACTCCTGGATGGACCAGGCTTTTGCCATCATGTCCAGCTGCTCTGCTCCCACTTATTTTGATTCCCTGTCCATCAAGCAGGGTAGCAAGACCTGCTACTACTGCGATGGCGGCATGTGGGCGAACGACCCCATCATGGCCCTGGAAGCAGGTATGAAGAAGTCCGGCGAAGTGGAAAACTTCAAGATCCTTTCTTTCAACACAGGTATGCTCGTCCCCAACAACAAGCCCAAGAACTTTACCGCGGTGGGCTGGCTTTCCTACATCATGGATAACTGGATTGCCCGTACCGGTAACGCCAACCTGTTCGAAGCCCGTGCAAACCTGGGCAAGGAAAACATTTTCCGCTGCGAACCCAAGGTGGAAAAGTCCTACCCCATGGATGACCTGAAGAAACTGGACGAAGTTTCCAATATTTGGGACGAATACTACGAATCCGTGAAGGCCGACGTCATCAAGTTCGTGAAATCTACCCTCTAATTTTGCTGTATACGCAGAATGTCTACAAATCCCTCGCTTTGGCGGGGGATTTTTCTGTCCTGTCCAGATTTAACTATATTTGCACCCATGGCTTTATGCATAGAAGATAATCATCTAGAAGCGGTCCAGCGTATTCTCAGCCTTCATTTCGAGGATATGGAAGTCTGGGCCCACGGATCCCGTGTCACAGGCGTCGATCTTACGCCCGATACGGAGCTGGAACTGGTGGCGATTTCCGAAAGACCTCTTTCCGTCGAAGTCATGACTGCGGTGGAAAAGGCATTCGTGGATAGCGGACTTCCCTTCCGCGTCGACATCATGGACTGGGCCAAATTGCCTGAATCCATCCAGAAGCAAATCAAGAAAGAACACGTTGTGATTCAGTCCGCAACGGAACAGTAGCCCTATGAAAATTCTCTTTCCCCTGATTCTTGTCGCGACACTTGCGACTACCCTCTTTGCCCAGGACGAAGTTTCCAAGGCCAAGGATTTTATTAGAAACGGTGACTGTGATGGTGCAGTGAACGTCCTGCAGAAGGTCTACAAGTCCAGCTTCAGCAAGTCCGCCGGCGAAAAGGCCGCCGTGATGCTCACCGAATGCTACATGCGCGACCACAAGCGCGACGAAGCCAAGCAGATTACCTCCAAGTTCCTGGAATACTACGTTTCCTCCGACTACCGTGAACGTATGGAACTGGCAAACGCCATCGTGACTGTGGAACAGGGCGCCCCCTATGATGGTGTGGAAGCCATGCTTCGTATCCTGGCTTACTCCAAGAATCCTGCTGCCCGCTCCCGCACCAAGGACGTGGTGATCAAGGTCCTTGCCGCTTCCCTCCTGAATGCCGACCAGCTTCAGTCCCTCGTCGAAAAGTATCCGGTGGACAAGGAAGTCGTCGGCTGGATCCAGCTGCAGATTGGCCGCGAATGCCAGAACGCCAAGCGCTACCGTGGCGCCCGCTACTGGTACAAGAAGGTGGCTGGCAACGAATCTTCCGAACTGGCGGAAACCGCAAAGCGCGGTCTTGAATCCCTGGAAGGCCAGAATGCCGGCACTCCCACCATCCTGGTTCTTGCTCCCCTTTCCGGTGACTTTGCCGAATTCGGTGCCGAAGCGATCCAGGGCGTTCTGCTGGCTTACGAACAGGCCGGCCTCAAGGGCAAGGTCAACATCCGTACTGCGGACTCCCGTGCAGACGCCTCCCAGGCATTGCTCCGTACCCAGCAGGCTATTCACCAGGATAGCGTCATTGCCATTATCGGTCCCATCATGAGCGGTCCGGCTGCTGCCGTTGCCGCCTGGCTTGGCACCAACCATCAGTACATCCCCATGCTCACTCCTACCGCTACCGATGACGGTATCGCCAAGATGGGCCCCAATATTTTCCAGGTCAACGTGACCATGGACTACCTGGCCCAGAGCATCGCTGACTTTGCGACCAAGTGCCTGAACATCCGTGAATTCGGTATCATGAGCCCGCTGGGTGACTACGGTGCTTCCGTGTCCCGCAGCTTTACCCAGGCAGTGGAACGCCGTGGCGGTGACGTGGTCGCCTTCCGTAACTACGAAGAAGGCCGACCGGACTACAAGACCGAATTTGACATGCTCCGCGATGTCCGCTTCAAGCAGCTGAACCGCCGCCTGAACATCAAGCGCGGCGCATCCGACCTGAACGCTCCCAACGCCAAGTTCAACAAGAAGGAAAGCGATGTGGACTTCCCGGGTCTCCTGATTGCCGCTACCAACCCCAGCGATGCAGGCCTCATGGCTAGCCAGTCCGCATTCTACCAGATCTCCGGCACTCTCCTGGGTACTTCCGGCTGGTATGGTCGTGACTTGCTGGTAACCGGCAAGAACCTGGTGGAAGGCGCCTACTTCAGCGTGCCTTCCCTGGACATGGACGATTCCAAGGATGCCTTCAAGGCATTCGCCAAGAGCTTCAAGGAACGTTGGGGTGCAGAACCTGCCGACGACAAGGTCAGTGGCCTGAGCTACGATGCGGCAAACATCATCTTCAAGTCCATGAACTCTGACATGAGCCTGACCAAGACCTTGAACAACAACAACGAGTTCAAGGGCGTGTATGGCAACATCAAGTTTAGACGTGGCGCCAACGTGAACACCAAGATCGTGACCGTCACCAAGGGCAAGTTCGAAGTTCTGAACGGCTGCCCGGAAAAGACTGACAAGAAGTAATCGACTTCTACTGACTGGAGTGTAAGAAGAGACCCCGCGGCTAACCGTCGCGGGGCTCTTTGTTTCTAGGAGGAGAGAAGTTCGTTTGGGCTAGTCTTCGTAGCCGCAGCCGATGGAAGCCGCGACAAAGTCCGGGGACTCGCCGTTTCTGTACAGGACGTGGAGCGTATCGTCGTCCACCACGTCGTCCAGGTTAACGCCGCTGGTGGCGCTCAGTTCTTCAGCGATCCTGGTCTTAAAATTCTGGAAACCAGTATGGATCATGTAGAACGACAGTGCGGATGTTCTATGGAGCAGTTTCATAAGACCTCCGTTAGAAATCAAGACAGAATGTCAACAAAACTAAACACAATGGTTTGTGAATTGTTGATACGTTGTGAAATCCTTGATAATAGTATAGGTTTTTATAACCGAAATTCCAGAAAAAAAGGAAAATGTAAGTAACTGGCCTAAGAAACGCAAACGGGATCCGCCTGCAATTTTTCGGTACAAATGAATGGGTACTGCATTTTAACCCGTTGAAATACAACGACTTATCGAATTCGGACCCGGCTAAATCGGCATTTTGCACCACAGGGGGAACCTATTCTATTTTGGAATAGAAACAGGCCTGAAAAGTCCCGGATTTTACCCACAGGAGCAATCCGTTATTTGTGAATAAACTGTTTAAAAGAAAAAATAGGCACAACTTATCAACAATCCGGACGGAAGTCTTCCCTATTCTGTAAAGGCTAAAACTTTTGTAAATTTGGGAGACGATGAAAAGAGCAATCGCCCTCGTACTGATGGTCCTTACGATGGTCTTCGCCGAAGAAGCGAAGCCCTCCCTGGCGTTATCCGAAAGCCAGATGGCCTTGTGGGACAAGGTTACTTCCCTCACCGTGTCCTTAAAGTATGGAGAGGCCATGGAAGCCGCCAAGCAGTTCCGCAAGGTGGACGATGGCGCCGGCTGCGTTCTGGAAAACGTAGTACGCATCAGCATGTATGACGACAAGGGTGACACCACCGCCCTACTCAAGGCGGGCAGGCAGCTGGAATCCTGCAAGGCGGAAGGCCTGTGGGAGGCTCTCCGCAAGTTCGAGTTCGGCTACGTCCAGACGGAGACCGGACATTCCGTGAAGGGCGCCATGACTACACGCTCCGCCGCCAAGATGTTCGAGGAATCCGACGAGCTGGACGCCAAGGCATTCTTCGCCATCTACGCCTACTATATTGACCAGAGCTTTAGCTGGCTTCCCTTCAAGTCGGATAACCGTGCGGCCTATCTCAAGACCCTGGACGAAGCCTCCCTCAAGTCCACCCGCTTCTGGCTGCTGTTCCTGACACCCCTTGTGTGGATGTATTACGACAAGGAAGATTTCGCCACAGGTCTCAAGCTTTGCGACCGCGGGCTGTCCAAGGCCCCGAACCATCCGGTACTCCTCCAGATGAAGGCCGACATGCTCTACCGCATGAAGCGTTACAATGACGCCGCCAGCATATACGAGGCAAGTGCCGTAAGCTACGAGAAACGCACCGGCAAGTCTATCCGCTACTGGTGTGCGGTGCTGAACCTGATCCGCATCTATCACGACGGTGGCAACCCGGAAAAGTCCGGCGCCTGGAAAAATAAGCTGGACGATCCTTCCTACAAGGCCCTGGAAAACTGGATGCCCGGCTCCCTCATGAGTGACCTGAAGAAGCGCGACCTTCTCTAGCCACTTCACTTGTTAAAATAATTTATCAAAAATAGTCCGTACAAACGGGTGTATCACAACGTGTTATAGGTATAAACTTAACACGGAGTTAGTATGCCGCAAAAAGCGCTACGGATTGGAT
This is a stretch of genomic DNA from Fibrobacter sp. UWR4. It encodes these proteins:
- a CDS encoding metallophosphoesterase, encoding MFTSKRIRKLFIIAIILFLAFLLFFFLSYRIQVTNYNVETGKIHSPIRIALITDFHSCKYGENEKPILELIDAEQPDIVLLGGDIYDDDLPIETAANFIQAVSQKYPSFYVSGNHEYWSSQMDFIKEVTTKAGATVLEGNCLQLKKSNELVNICGIDDPTYIGLDSLKVQLESTMKFLDKGKYNILLAHRPELVDIYAEYGFDLVTAGHAHGGQWRLPLLLEDGFYAPDQGFFPKYTGGIHQKKETLMIVSRGLAKESTRLPRIFNRPEIVFINLL
- a CDS encoding VOC family protein codes for the protein MKIDHVAIWVKDMEKVCAFYEKYLEATVHPEYHNPAKGFTSRFLTFDGGARIEVMHRTDIASSISNTQLGWCHMAMSLGSKEMVDKLTAKMEAEGVTVVGQPRTTGDGYYESVVQDPEGNLVELTV
- a CDS encoding radical SAM protein — encoded protein: MKISEIFLSIEGEGIRTGAPAVFIRLFGCNLRCKYCDSMYAVEGDDFQNMTPQEVLEKVKSFNTQFVTLTGGEPLIHKDVKVLLKILDDSGYEINIETNGTQPKPKGIRKLICTMDWKSISSGMQPKMKLENMMTLRGKDVLKFVVGSDEDLQDAARVIGAMEAEYARDGLKLPTFYVSPIFGTMKYEDMVNWILHNATMKRNNVRFQVQLHKIIWNPDARGV
- the queD gene encoding 6-carboxytetrahydropterin synthase QueD; protein product: MYRIMKRFEVSGAHKLALNYESKCQNLHGHNWIITVYCQSKTLDANGMVIDFKAAKEIISQQLDHKYINDVVDFNPTAENLAKWICDQIPNCYKVTVQESEGNIAEYEID
- a CDS encoding GNAT family N-acetyltransferase codes for the protein MQIRKATPDDFPQMLPIFREVIQGGDTYDFEETASDQDAYDYWFGKGVTSFVMEETVSDAGKDSAGSKILGFYKIIQNHRGRGSHVANASFMVSRETRGKGVGRKMGEDCIKVAREMGFKSIQFNFVISTNEPAMHLWKSLGFKELCRLPGAFNHKKLGFVDAVIFFMEL
- a CDS encoding pyridoxamine 5'-phosphate oxidase family protein, coding for MEEVVKFLKECGAYFLATVDGDQPKVRPFGTAEIFEGKLYIQTGKSKNVSQQIAANPKVQICAMNKTGDQWLRLSGTLVEDDRLEPKVHMLDAYPSLKAMYKAEDPNTQVLYFKDAEATFCSFTAAPRTVKF
- a CDS encoding lysophospholipid acyltransferase family protein: MSLLGQISARIFASAAYAVLLTCGWKKKTVEANLKYVQDVMLKQVQHDPQQNRNLYKRMLKNLTRHVGELLFCFDTYKKLPENCDQYPCKVGGKSFELAEGAATTIGKMRRGGIFLTAHYGNYEASGAWLCALGVPLKASFIPLKPAWLNRYVYEKVRCVRGRPYSIDAKTPREFLNLLDGNAPDCNGQKQLFCLLADQDSRIGSALDGTFLGCKVRHNPVPDFLLKHRPDTPVFFCWIEERGSRKILHALESETNPQDSVISAADADLRQHDHNHPENAHGSIIDGAYRNWLEERIQENPALWYGWTHRRFRSKNPEIYR
- a CDS encoding ribonuclease domain-containing protein → MRTAYIYIILASLFVNSFFVGCSTPTENTITEDEEPGSPSETSQNIYDAVEESGKYTARDSVAAYLCRFDKLPQNYVNKGEGQKLYESSTGNTFSKWNFNPWKTLGVMIGGDNFSNNEKLLPEGKYHEADVDYGNMASRGTKRLIYQSGCVIYYTADHYESFRKLEIQKN
- a CDS encoding nucleotidyltransferase domain-containing protein — encoded protein: MALCIEDNHLEAVQRILSLHFEDMEVWAHGSRVTGVDLTPDTELELVAISERPLSVEVMTAVEKAFVDSGLPFRVDIMDWAKLPESIQKQIKKEHVVIQSATEQ